The Bifidobacterium eulemuris genome includes a window with the following:
- a CDS encoding carbohydrate ABC transporter permease — MSHSAPQAQTRRRVKPTTLAAIGFAAPLAIYMLIFYVAPLIQNISMSLHRFTRRTFITGDAPWSGLEVYQEVLSDPEFWTTLRQTLIFVAMSIVFQYAIGLALAVFFNQHFKLSGLLRGAFLVPWLLPPMISGTIWQWMMDADNGIINKFIGLFGMDPVWWLQADRSLWAVIIANIWLGIPFNLVILYSGLQNISVDLYEAASLDGCNAWQRFWKITFPLLKPVTMITLLLGFVYTLKTVDIIWIMTKGTGSSRTLATWAYEMAFGKGTSATIQYSEASVIGTILIVIALIFAFVYLWAQRNEEEGK; from the coding sequence ATGTCCCATTCCGCTCCCCAGGCGCAGACGCGACGTCGCGTCAAGCCCACCACGCTGGCGGCGATCGGCTTCGCCGCGCCGCTGGCCATATACATGCTGATCTTCTACGTGGCCCCGCTCATCCAGAACATCTCCATGAGCCTGCACCGCTTCACCCGCAGAACCTTCATCACCGGAGACGCCCCCTGGTCGGGACTCGAGGTCTACCAAGAGGTGCTTTCCGACCCCGAGTTCTGGACCACCCTCAGGCAGACGCTGATCTTCGTGGCGATGTCCATCGTCTTCCAGTACGCGATCGGCCTGGCTTTGGCCGTGTTCTTCAACCAACATTTCAAGCTTTCCGGCCTGCTGCGCGGCGCCTTCCTGGTGCCGTGGCTGCTGCCGCCGATGATCTCCGGCACCATCTGGCAGTGGATGATGGACGCCGACAACGGCATCATCAACAAGTTCATCGGACTGTTCGGCATGGATCCGGTCTGGTGGCTGCAGGCCGACCGTTCGCTGTGGGCCGTGATCATCGCCAACATCTGGCTGGGCATCCCCTTCAATCTGGTGATCCTCTACTCCGGTCTGCAGAACATCAGCGTGGACCTGTACGAGGCGGCCTCGCTCGACGGCTGCAACGCGTGGCAGCGCTTCTGGAAGATCACCTTCCCGCTGCTCAAGCCGGTCACCATGATCACCTTGCTGCTGGGCTTCGTCTACACGCTGAAAACCGTGGACATCATCTGGATTATGACGAAGGGCACGGGATCCTCCCGAACCCTCGCCACCTGGGCCTATGAGATGGCCTTCGGCAAGGGAACCTCGGCCACCATCCAATACTCCGAAGCCTCCGTCATCGGCACCATTCTTATCGTCATCGCACTGATCTTCGCGTTCGTCTACCTGTGGGCGCAGCGCAACGAAGAGGAAGGAAAGTAA
- a CDS encoding glycoside hydrolase family 31 protein, with translation MTVVTFAAEGNALTWTGDGEYLRIEPWGADSVRVRSARMHEVANPDWALLPEPAAPSPDARVDIDEQSNTAQLRNGNIVVKAVATDGVYSGSGYEEPRCALTFLTADGKVLLRESPRGGSLNLHARRFQPITGGECKVTVSFEAPADERLYGMGEYQQNVMDLKGCTLELAHRNSQASVPFVVSSAGYGFLWNNPAIGSVTFGKNRTEWKADATSQIDYWICAGGTPAAIMEHYADATGHAPVMPEWGLGFWQCKLRYWNQEQLLEVAREFKRRQIPIDLIVIDFFHWPHMGDFRFEEEFWPDPKAMADELHEMGIKLMVSVWPQVAVASENYAEMKSRNLLVKADAGEDIGMMFEGPSQFFDATNPKARAYVWGKCRANYADLGADAFWLDEAEPEYGTYDFENYRYFAGPNQQIANLYPREYNRGFYEGQLAMGRENEIVNLTRCAWAGSQRYGALVWSGDVGSTFDDLKAQVTCAIHMGMAGIPWFTTDMGGFHDGDINSEYFREVLARWCQFSCFSPVMRNHGDRSALQPDGTMKQTITNAAGEHRSPSGADNEPWSYGETIEAVFTKYIGIRERMREYMRELFDEAHRTGHPLMRGLFFEFPDDATAADIADEYMLGADLLVAPVMEEGARSREVYLPGDAGVSWTCLHDGSVHQGGTTIQTDAPLDVIPVFARDGRDHGLAGAL, from the coding sequence ATGACCGTAGTAACCTTCGCAGCGGAAGGCAACGCACTGACCTGGACCGGCGACGGCGAATATCTGCGCATCGAGCCGTGGGGAGCGGATTCCGTCCGCGTCCGCTCCGCCCGCATGCACGAAGTGGCGAATCCCGACTGGGCGCTGCTGCCCGAACCGGCCGCCCCCAGCCCCGACGCGCGCGTCGACATCGACGAACAATCCAACACCGCCCAACTGCGCAACGGCAACATCGTGGTCAAAGCCGTGGCCACCGACGGCGTGTACAGCGGATCGGGATACGAGGAGCCCCGCTGCGCGCTGACCTTCCTCACCGCCGACGGCAAGGTGCTGCTGCGCGAATCGCCTCGCGGCGGATCGTTGAACCTGCATGCCCGCCGCTTCCAGCCGATCACCGGCGGGGAGTGCAAAGTCACCGTCTCCTTCGAAGCCCCCGCGGACGAGCGCCTCTACGGCATGGGCGAATACCAGCAGAACGTCATGGATCTCAAGGGCTGCACGCTGGAACTCGCGCACCGCAACTCCCAGGCGTCGGTGCCGTTCGTGGTCTCCTCGGCCGGATACGGCTTCCTGTGGAACAATCCGGCCATCGGTTCGGTGACCTTCGGCAAGAACCGCACCGAATGGAAGGCCGACGCGACCAGCCAGATCGATTATTGGATCTGCGCGGGCGGCACCCCCGCCGCCATCATGGAGCATTACGCCGACGCGACCGGCCACGCGCCCGTCATGCCCGAATGGGGCCTGGGCTTCTGGCAGTGCAAACTGCGCTACTGGAACCAGGAGCAGCTGCTCGAGGTGGCCCGCGAATTCAAACGCCGCCAGATCCCCATCGATCTGATCGTCATCGACTTCTTCCACTGGCCCCACATGGGAGATTTCCGCTTCGAGGAGGAGTTCTGGCCCGATCCCAAGGCCATGGCCGACGAACTGCACGAGATGGGCATCAAACTCATGGTCTCCGTCTGGCCGCAGGTGGCCGTCGCCTCCGAGAACTACGCCGAGATGAAGTCGCGCAATCTGCTGGTCAAGGCGGACGCGGGCGAGGACATCGGCATGATGTTCGAGGGCCCGAGCCAGTTCTTCGACGCCACCAACCCCAAGGCGCGCGCCTACGTGTGGGGCAAATGCCGCGCCAACTACGCCGATCTGGGCGCCGACGCGTTCTGGCTCGACGAGGCCGAGCCGGAATACGGCACCTACGACTTCGAGAACTACCGCTATTTCGCCGGCCCCAACCAGCAGATCGCCAACCTGTACCCGCGCGAATACAACCGCGGCTTCTACGAGGGCCAGCTGGCCATGGGCCGCGAGAACGAGATCGTGAACCTCACCCGATGCGCCTGGGCCGGCTCGCAGCGCTACGGCGCGCTGGTGTGGAGCGGCGACGTGGGATCCACCTTCGACGACCTCAAAGCGCAGGTGACCTGCGCCATCCACATGGGCATGGCCGGCATTCCGTGGTTCACCACCGATATGGGCGGATTCCACGACGGAGACATCAACTCCGAGTACTTCCGCGAGGTGCTCGCCCGCTGGTGCCAGTTCTCCTGCTTCTCCCCCGTGATGCGCAACCACGGCGACCGCAGCGCCCTGCAGCCGGACGGCACGATGAAGCAGACCATCACCAACGCCGCCGGCGAGCATCGTTCGCCCTCCGGCGCGGACAACGAGCCGTGGAGCTACGGCGAGACCATCGAAGCGGTGTTCACCAAGTACATCGGCATCCGCGAGAGGATGCGCGAGTACATGCGCGAGCTGTTCGACGAGGCCCATCGCACGGGACACCCGCTGATGCGCGGACTGTTCTTCGAGTTCCCCGACGACGCCACCGCCGCGGATATCGCGGACGAGTACATGCTGGGCGCCGATCTGCTGGTCGCCCCGGTCATGGAAGAAGGCGCGCGCTCGCGCGAGGTCTACCTGCCCGGCGATGCCGGCGTCAGCTGGACCTGCCTGCATGACGGCAGCGTGCATCAGGGAGGCACCACGATTCAGACCGACGCCCCGCTCGACGTGATTCCGGTGTTCGCCCGCGACGGCCGCGACCACGGTCTGGCAGGCGCGCTGTGA
- a CDS encoding NUDIX hydrolase: MRQIVEAAGGILYRLRPAPSPAEDAKHILEHIEVCVVHRPKYDDWSWPKGKLEINESHRHAAVREISEETGIPVALGPYLGEVEYPLDQEGRKSRRSKDRTVDTKHILYWMASPITDEDSEHLLDALGPVQRADVGEIDGIVWVSVTKARKMLTHSTDRDVLALFVDRIEEGAAHATPVLLVRHGKAEARKTWRGTDANRPITPRGAAAAYALNRELACYNPVRLATSPWLRCQQTLQGLSWQTGRPMVHLDALTEDAYAENPRAAWDALRAEIELTLASGQTDAICMHRPVIGGMFKYLRTMCASTMLEKRLISKSPYMQTGTAVALFVVAGADGPTIIDIQKVAPLVY; encoded by the coding sequence ATGAGACAGATCGTGGAGGCGGCCGGCGGCATCCTGTACCGGCTGCGTCCCGCGCCCTCCCCGGCTGAGGACGCCAAGCATATCCTCGAGCACATCGAGGTGTGCGTGGTGCACCGGCCGAAATACGACGATTGGAGCTGGCCGAAGGGCAAGCTGGAGATCAACGAATCGCACCGCCATGCCGCCGTGCGCGAGATCAGCGAGGAGACCGGCATTCCGGTGGCGTTGGGACCGTATCTGGGCGAGGTCGAATACCCGCTGGACCAGGAGGGGCGCAAATCCCGCCGTTCCAAGGACCGCACGGTGGACACCAAGCATATCCTCTACTGGATGGCGTCCCCCATCACCGACGAGGACTCCGAGCATCTGCTGGACGCGTTGGGCCCCGTGCAACGCGCGGACGTCGGCGAGATCGACGGCATCGTGTGGGTGTCGGTGACGAAGGCGCGCAAGATGCTCACCCACTCCACCGACCGCGACGTGCTCGCCCTGTTCGTCGACCGCATCGAGGAGGGCGCGGCTCATGCCACCCCGGTGCTGCTGGTGCGGCACGGCAAGGCAGAGGCCCGCAAAACCTGGCGCGGCACCGATGCGAACCGCCCGATCACCCCGCGCGGCGCGGCCGCGGCCTACGCGCTCAACCGCGAGCTCGCCTGCTACAACCCGGTGCGCCTCGCCACCTCGCCCTGGCTGCGCTGCCAGCAGACCCTGCAGGGACTGTCATGGCAGACCGGACGGCCGATGGTCCATCTCGACGCGCTCACCGAGGACGCCTACGCCGAGAACCCGCGGGCCGCGTGGGACGCGTTGCGCGCGGAGATCGAACTGACGCTCGCCAGCGGGCAGACCGACGCGATCTGCATGCATCGGCCGGTGATCGGTGGTATGTTCAAATATCTGCGCACGATGTGCGCGTCGACGATGCTGGAGAAACGCTTGATCTCCAAATCGCCGTATATGCAGACCGGCACCGCCGTCGCCCTGTTCGTGGTGGCAGGCGCCGACGGACCCACGATTATCGATATTCAAAAGGTGGCACCGCTTGTCTATTAA
- a CDS encoding carbohydrate ABC transporter permease: MQHRSTWWKTAIGVVLTLIMLFPIYWMINIAFTDRSAIRSGDLYPKSFTLENFQRAFSDQLPYLGTSLLIAIGCVIFTLIIAMPSSYAIAFLLHKGRKITNFLLIVAQMIPAVVMALGFYQIFNEIGLLDTIPGLIIADSTVAVPFAVMLLSSFMMGMPHSLIEAAQIDGANQWTVFTKIVVPLSRNSIVTTSLFSFLWAWSDFMFASTLDAGGGKLRPITMGLYDYIGAQNQEWGPMMATAVLASIPTALMLIVAQKYVAAGVTAGAVKD; the protein is encoded by the coding sequence ATGCAGCACCGCTCCACCTGGTGGAAGACCGCGATCGGCGTGGTCCTCACCCTCATCATGCTGTTCCCCATCTATTGGATGATCAACATCGCGTTCACCGACCGCTCGGCCATCCGTTCCGGCGATCTGTACCCCAAGAGCTTCACGCTGGAGAACTTCCAGCGGGCCTTCTCCGACCAGCTGCCCTACCTCGGCACCTCGCTGCTGATCGCCATCGGATGCGTGATCTTCACGCTGATCATCGCGATGCCCTCCTCGTACGCCATCGCGTTCCTGCTGCACAAAGGCCGTAAGATCACCAACTTCCTGCTGATCGTCGCGCAGATGATCCCGGCCGTGGTCATGGCCCTCGGCTTCTACCAGATCTTCAACGAGATCGGCCTGCTCGACACCATCCCGGGCCTGATCATCGCCGATTCCACGGTGGCCGTGCCCTTCGCCGTGATGCTGCTGAGCTCGTTCATGATGGGCATGCCCCATTCGCTGATCGAAGCCGCCCAGATCGACGGCGCGAACCAGTGGACCGTGTTCACCAAAATCGTGGTACCGCTGTCGCGCAATTCGATTGTGACCACCTCGCTGTTCAGCTTCCTGTGGGCGTGGAGCGACTTCATGTTCGCCTCCACCCTCGACGCGGGCGGCGGCAAGCTGCGCCCCATCACCATGGGCCTGTACGACTACATCGGCGCGCAGAACCAGGAATGGGGTCCGATGATGGCCACCGCCGTGCTGGCGTCCATCCCCACCGCGCTGATGCTGATCGTCGCGCAGAAGTACGTGGCCGCGGGCGTGACCGCGGGCGCGGTCAAGGACTGA
- a CDS encoding RNA degradosome polyphosphate kinase, with amino-acid sequence MAQIFDAPSKAILRSQIAEHIAETDKNDRRVEREGEAPLPADRFFDRELSWLKFNKRVLELAQDEDLPLLERASFAAIFANNLDEFFMVRVAGLKRRIDSGIAVPSSAGLSPRQQLRSISEQAHHLQDEHAHYVIDTILPALANERIVLLGWDKLTTAEQERLSRYYRQQVFPVLTPLAVDPAHPFPYISGGSINLAVIVENPTSGKSHFARVKIPGNLNRLVPVDDMTDEESTDERYGFITMENLIIAHLESLFPGMIIKEARSFRVTRNEDIDVEEDDAENLLNAMEKELLRRRFGPPIRLEISDETSPFLSQLLADQLGVSADEVYRLPAPLDATVLFELGGIDRPDLKYRPFIPTTNRQIAEVESSRAQDIFAAIREHDILLHHPYDSFSTSVQAFLAQAAADPKVLAIKQTLYRTSSNSPIIDALVDAAHAGKQVLALVEIKARFDEDANIAWARKLERAGVHVVYGIVGLKTHCKLIEVIRQEADGLKRYCHVGTGNYNPKTARVYTDLGLLTCDPVVGQDMTRLFNQLSGYAPKSSFHRLLVAPRTVRTGLIQRIRREEDAARAGKEAWIKIKANSIVDEKTIDALYRASQAGVKIDIVERGICSLKPGVPGLSENIRVRSILGRLLEHSRIYAFCNADGPQIGEGPVSGPEVWIGSADLMHRNLDRRVEALVRVTDAEQIDELIRYIDLQMADSTVSWHMQPDGTYVRHAKDDEGRPLVDSQEYLIKRHQRRPRTNN; translated from the coding sequence ATGGCACAGATATTTGACGCACCCTCGAAAGCGATTCTGCGCAGCCAGATCGCTGAGCATATCGCGGAAACCGATAAGAACGACCGACGCGTCGAAAGGGAAGGCGAGGCGCCGCTGCCTGCGGACCGCTTCTTCGACCGTGAACTGAGCTGGCTCAAGTTCAACAAGCGCGTGCTCGAGCTCGCCCAGGACGAGGACCTGCCGCTGCTGGAACGCGCCAGCTTCGCGGCGATCTTCGCCAACAACCTCGACGAGTTCTTCATGGTCCGTGTGGCGGGCCTGAAGCGCCGCATCGACTCCGGCATCGCCGTCCCCTCGTCCGCGGGTCTGAGCCCCCGCCAGCAGCTGCGTTCGATCAGCGAGCAGGCGCATCATCTGCAGGACGAGCACGCGCATTACGTGATCGACACGATCCTGCCCGCGCTGGCCAACGAACGCATCGTGCTGCTGGGTTGGGACAAGCTCACCACCGCCGAGCAGGAGCGCCTGTCGCGCTACTACCGCCAGCAGGTGTTCCCCGTGCTCACCCCGCTGGCCGTCGACCCGGCCCACCCCTTCCCCTACATCTCCGGCGGGTCGATCAACCTCGCCGTGATCGTGGAGAACCCGACCTCGGGCAAATCGCATTTCGCCCGCGTGAAGATTCCCGGCAACCTCAACCGACTGGTGCCGGTCGACGATATGACCGACGAGGAGTCGACCGACGAGCGCTATGGCTTCATCACGATGGAGAACCTCATCATCGCGCATCTGGAGTCGCTGTTCCCGGGCATGATCATCAAGGAGGCCCGCTCCTTCCGCGTCACTCGTAACGAGGATATCGACGTGGAGGAGGACGACGCCGAAAACCTGCTCAACGCGATGGAGAAGGAGCTGCTGCGTCGCCGTTTCGGACCGCCGATCCGTTTGGAGATCTCCGACGAGACCAGCCCCTTCCTCTCCCAACTGCTCGCCGACCAGCTCGGCGTCAGCGCCGACGAGGTGTACCGTCTGCCTGCCCCGCTCGACGCGACCGTGCTGTTCGAGCTCGGCGGCATCGACCGTCCGGATCTGAAGTACCGCCCGTTCATCCCGACCACCAACCGGCAGATCGCCGAGGTCGAGTCGAGCCGTGCGCAGGACATCTTCGCCGCCATCCGCGAGCACGACATCCTGCTGCACCACCCCTACGACTCCTTCTCCACCTCCGTGCAGGCCTTCCTCGCGCAGGCGGCCGCCGATCCGAAGGTGCTGGCCATCAAGCAGACGCTGTATCGCACCAGCTCGAACTCGCCGATCATCGACGCGCTGGTGGACGCCGCGCACGCCGGCAAGCAGGTGCTGGCGCTGGTCGAGATCAAGGCGCGCTTCGACGAGGACGCCAACATCGCCTGGGCCCGCAAGCTCGAACGCGCGGGCGTGCATGTGGTGTACGGCATCGTGGGTCTGAAAACCCACTGCAAGCTCATCGAGGTGATCCGCCAGGAGGCCGACGGTCTCAAGCGCTACTGCCATGTGGGCACCGGCAACTACAACCCGAAAACCGCCCGCGTCTACACCGATCTGGGTCTGCTCACCTGCGATCCGGTGGTCGGCCAGGATATGACCCGCCTGTTCAACCAGCTGAGCGGATACGCGCCCAAGTCGAGCTTCCACCGTCTGCTGGTCGCGCCGCGCACCGTGCGCACCGGTCTGATCCAGCGCATCCGCCGCGAGGAGGACGCCGCCCGCGCCGGCAAGGAGGCGTGGATCAAGATCAAGGCCAACTCGATCGTGGATGAGAAAACCATCGACGCGCTGTACCGCGCCAGCCAGGCCGGCGTGAAAATCGACATCGTCGAGCGCGGCATCTGCTCGCTTAAGCCCGGCGTTCCGGGGCTTAGCGAGAACATCCGCGTGCGTTCGATCCTCGGCCGACTGCTCGAGCACAGCCGCATCTACGCCTTCTGCAACGCCGACGGCCCGCAGATCGGCGAAGGTCCGGTCTCCGGCCCGGAGGTGTGGATCGGTTCGGCCGATCTGATGCACCGCAACCTCGACCGCCGCGTCGAGGCGCTGGTGCGCGTGACCGACGCCGAGCAGATCGACGAGCTGATCCGCTACATCGACCTGCAGATGGCCGACTCCACCGTCAGCTGGCATATGCAGCCCGACGGCACCTACGTGCGCCATGCCAAGGACGACGAAGGCCGCCCGCTGGTCGACAGCCAGGAATACCTGATCAAGCGGCACCAGCGCCGCCCGCGCACCAACAACTGA
- a CDS encoding LacI family DNA-binding transcriptional regulator, translated as MVNISDVARAAGVSKATVSYVLSNDPRITEQTAAKVRKAVEDLGYTVNHAARALSVKKTMTLGIISPAYHGSYLSALFGLHMYLLSEQAAKFGYDTLSICSDSGDQALNKAWASRKVDGFILMDVSDDDPRLSMAASLGAPTVAFGSPLDSYGLDSVDSDFPKAAQHTIEYLAQEGHTEIILLLWSRSIFRRKMGFALRFRDTILEQAKIHGITAHIVFPEDDESDPSVTIAASLRDYPNATAMVLHNESATIVAPQTFADLGVHVPDDLRVVTLFPKQLFTSMRIPFVSIDIDVAALVETAIMLLLSRISNPNAPMVRQAFDFPMSLKYQ; from the coding sequence ATGGTCAACATCTCCGATGTGGCGCGCGCCGCCGGGGTCTCCAAGGCCACCGTCTCGTACGTGCTGTCCAACGATCCGCGCATCACGGAGCAGACGGCCGCCAAAGTGCGCAAGGCGGTCGAGGACCTGGGTTATACGGTCAACCATGCCGCCCGCGCGCTGTCGGTGAAGAAAACCATGACATTGGGCATCATCTCGCCCGCATACCACGGCTCGTATCTGTCGGCGCTGTTCGGCCTGCACATGTATCTGCTGTCGGAGCAGGCGGCGAAATTCGGATACGACACCCTCTCCATCTGCAGCGACTCCGGCGACCAGGCGCTCAACAAGGCGTGGGCCTCGAGGAAGGTCGACGGATTCATCCTTATGGATGTCAGCGACGACGATCCGCGCCTGTCCATGGCGGCGTCCCTGGGCGCGCCGACAGTGGCGTTCGGCTCCCCGTTGGATTCCTACGGACTCGACAGCGTCGACAGCGATTTTCCGAAGGCGGCCCAACACACCATCGAATACCTCGCGCAGGAGGGGCACACCGAGATCATCCTGCTGCTGTGGTCGCGCAGCATCTTCCGCAGAAAGATGGGATTCGCGCTGCGATTCCGCGACACCATCCTCGAACAGGCCAAAATCCACGGCATCACCGCCCATATCGTCTTTCCCGAGGACGACGAATCCGATCCCTCCGTGACGATCGCCGCCTCGCTGCGCGACTATCCGAACGCCACCGCCATGGTGCTGCACAACGAGTCGGCCACCATCGTCGCGCCGCAGACCTTCGCCGATTTGGGGGTGCATGTGCCCGATGATCTGCGCGTGGTGACGCTGTTCCCCAAACAGTTGTTCACTTCGATGCGAATCCCCTTCGTCTCCATCGACATCGACGTCGCCGCCTTGGTGGAGACGGCCATCATGCTGCTGCTTTCGCGCATCTCCAACCCCAACGCGCCGATGGTCAGGCAGGCTTTCGACTTTCCTATGTCGCTGAAATACCAGTGA
- a CDS encoding ABC transporter substrate-binding protein: protein MNTSTARRVLASIAACATAISLAGCGSSSAQDATTIEFWDPYPQKTADSTWEAFVKDCAPEGYTVKRVGYAQSDLLNNLTTAVKAGNAPQIALIDNPKMPTAVDAGLVTDIEAAGVDVSDYDENIEGPGIIDGVQYGVSYGSNALGLYYNPEVLEKAGVDPASITDWDSLNAAIEKVVESGAKGITFAGISGEEGTFQFLPWFWGAGGDLTDAAGSQAEQDALDLVSGWVKNGWAPKSVATDNQSAAWDLFLTGEYGFSENGSWQAESAKEQGFEMISIPAKDGGVAPVPTGGEFITIPTQEDISDEKLQATVDVIECLIGTDENLKATNDEMVYLAAKSDVREQQVAENDVWAPWVDAVENAEGRTTEVGLEYETISAQLSEDLQAALNS, encoded by the coding sequence ATGAACACCTCCACCGCCCGCCGCGTCCTCGCCTCAATCGCGGCCTGCGCCACCGCCATCAGCCTCGCCGGATGCGGCTCATCCTCCGCGCAGGACGCCACCACCATCGAATTCTGGGATCCGTACCCCCAGAAAACCGCCGACAGCACCTGGGAGGCCTTCGTCAAGGACTGCGCCCCCGAGGGCTACACGGTCAAGCGCGTCGGCTACGCCCAATCCGATCTGCTCAACAACCTGACCACGGCCGTCAAGGCCGGCAACGCCCCGCAGATCGCCCTGATCGACAATCCGAAGATGCCGACCGCCGTGGACGCCGGCCTGGTCACCGACATCGAGGCCGCCGGCGTGGACGTCTCCGACTACGACGAGAACATCGAAGGCCCCGGCATCATCGACGGCGTGCAGTACGGCGTCTCCTACGGCTCCAACGCGCTCGGCCTCTACTACAATCCCGAAGTGCTGGAGAAGGCGGGCGTCGACCCGGCCTCCATCACCGACTGGGATTCCCTGAACGCCGCCATCGAGAAGGTCGTCGAATCCGGCGCCAAGGGCATCACCTTCGCCGGCATCTCCGGCGAGGAGGGCACCTTCCAGTTCCTGCCGTGGTTCTGGGGCGCGGGCGGCGATCTGACCGACGCCGCGGGCTCGCAGGCCGAGCAGGACGCGCTTGATCTGGTCTCCGGCTGGGTCAAGAACGGCTGGGCCCCCAAGTCCGTGGCCACCGACAACCAGTCCGCCGCATGGGATCTCTTCCTCACCGGCGAATACGGCTTCTCCGAGAACGGATCCTGGCAGGCCGAGTCGGCCAAGGAGCAGGGCTTCGAGATGATCTCCATCCCCGCCAAGGACGGCGGCGTGGCCCCCGTGCCCACCGGCGGCGAGTTCATCACCATCCCCACCCAGGAGGACATCAGCGACGAGAAGCTGCAGGCCACCGTCGACGTCATCGAATGCCTGATCGGCACGGATGAGAACCTCAAGGCCACCAACGACGAGATGGTCTATCTCGCCGCCAAGAGCGACGTGCGCGAGCAGCAGGTCGCGGAGAACGACGTCTGGGCCCCGTGGGTCGACGCCGTGGAGAACGCCGAGGGCCGCACCACCGAGGTCGGACTCGAATACGAGACCATCTCCGCCCAGCTCTCCGAAGATCTCCAGGCCGCGCTCAACAGCTGA